From the genome of Uranotaenia lowii strain MFRU-FL chromosome 1, ASM2978415v1, whole genome shotgun sequence, one region includes:
- the LOC129738222 gene encoding uncharacterized protein LOC129738222, whose product MDMLPVEILEKIFKNLRYSDLKQASAVCRYWYEIYQRPAFLSKIVVHFKKDLGPETIELFLRSECSYQNFRFTSIPFFDVTKSKRSLCRRDVICEDESFIKGVRSLLAKFCHTIQMISFCKCHLERQRFFELLHSISEVKVLDIEECIFAGEDTDCTLQLPKLKKFNFKYPEDEIQRFESGHIYHNLANSNCSLIKLKVQLFINEMFGDTDSDLWEQLKAIAKMVHQHKQTIKSFKVDSFNEPALKKLLFKDDELQLEKLVLGEFKIRKDEQIFFDFLAKQTKIKKLDLTIESSLDPSNDIYLKAICENLKHLEQFYYDMSRNSDIGLEHLQKLSKLKNLVLTKKRNTTALTPQCFDHIYMPNLKSLGIYFRELPLPAVQQIPISFPNLKALNLSECEKAVTDCTVPILFQFLPSLESLDLSKCKQLTERAFFGPARINQLRKLKDLVLEKCDGVTDYSLETFDNPELRSISVAMCHRITNVGWGLLCRRCPNLTWLNASHCRNFDDESARIVATGLRELEILNLFKCSSLTNEAVFSIVENCQYLEDLCLTKCRGIKLKKVEYFDDKMYRVNKNCLKLKNAKTMTKSK is encoded by the exons atggATATGTTACCGGTTGAG ATACTTGAGAAGATCTTCAAGAACTTGCGCTACAGTGACCTGAAACAGGCATCGGCCGTGTGCCGCTATTGGTACGAAATCTACCAGCGACcagcatttttatcaaaaatagttGTCCATTTCAAGAAGGATCTTGGTCCAGAAACCATTGAGTTATTTCTTCGGAGCGAAtgcagttatcaaaatttccgATTCACTTCGATTCCCTTTTTCGACGTGACTAAATCGAAACGAAGTCTCTGTCGCCGAGATGTAATTTGCGAAGATGAATCATTCATAAAGGGTGTTCGAAGCTTGTTGGCTAAATTTTGCCACACTATTCAGATGATTTCGTTCTGCAAGTGTCATCTTGAGCGTCAGAGATTTTTCGAACTGCTGCACTCGATTTCAGAAGTTAAGGTGCTCGATATTGAGGAATGTATCTTTGCGGGAGAAGACACAGATTGTACACTGCAACTACCCAAATTAAAGAAGTTCAACTTCAAATACCCTGAAGATGAAATTCAAAGATTCGAGTCGGGtcatatttatcataatttggctAACAGCAACTGCAGCTTGATCAAACTTAAGGTTCAGCTCTTCATCAATGAAATGTTTGGCGACACAGATAGCGATCTTTGGGAACAGTTAAAGGCGATAGCTAAGATGGTGCATCAACACAAGCAAACTATAAAATCATTCAAAGTAGACAGCTTCAACGAACCTGCTCTGAAAAAGCTTCTGTTCAAAGACGATGAACTGCAGTTGGAAAAATTAGTTCTAGGTGAGTTCAAGATACGGAAAGAcgagcaaatattttttgatttccttGCCAAGCAGACAAAGATTAAAAAGCTTGACCTTACTATTGAATCTTCACTGGATCCCAGCAATGACATATACTTGAAAGCAATCTGTGAAAATCTGAAACATCTGGAGCAATTTTACTACGACATGTCGCGCAATTCCGACATAGGTTTAGAGCACCTGCAGAAATTGAGCAAACTTAAAAACCTCGTTTTAACTAAAAAGCGCAACACGACAGCTCTGACTCCGCAATGCTTCGATCACATCTACATGCCAAATCTTAAGTCCCTCGGGATCTACTTCAGAGAACTGCCCCTGCCTGCCGTGCAACAAATCCCAATAAGTTTTCCCAACCTTAAAGCATTAAATTTAAGCGAATGTGAGAAAGCCGTAACCGATTGCACGGTACCTATTTTGTTCCAGTTCCTTCCATCGCTAGAAAGTTTAGATCTCAGCAAATGCAAACAACTAACCGAAAGGGCTTTCTTTGGACCAGCTCGAATAAATCAATTGAGGAAACTGAAAGATCTAGTCCTGGAAAAGTGTGATGGTGTCACCGATTACTCGTTGGAAACCTTTGACAATCCCGAATTGCGCAGTATCAGTGTCGCGATGTGTCACCGGATTACCAACGTCGGGTGGGGGCTTCTCTGTCGACGATGTCCAAATCTTACTTGGCTTAACGCATCCCACTGTCGCAACTTTGACGATGAGTCGGCGCGTATAGTGGCCACCGGTTTACGGGAGCTGGAAATCCTGAATTTATTCAAATGTAGTTCGCTCACAAATGAGGCCGTTTTCAGTATTGTTGAAAATTGTCAGTACTTGGAG GATTTATGCTTGACCAAGTGCCGAGGGATAAAGTTGAAGAAAGTCGAATATTTTGACGACAAAATGTACCGGGTCAACAAGAATTGCTTGAAGCTGAAAAATGCCaaaacgatgacaaaatcgaaataa